The following are encoded in a window of bacterium SCSIO 12643 genomic DNA:
- a CDS encoding T9SS type A sorting domain-containing protein encodes MKQTLLLLGFAISSAFGFAQVNNVSIYDVQYVSAADLANCNDSSAYMGDTVKVRGIVMHDGNLTEIPSSSTAGGYRAAIHLLDTANAGQGGDFAGIQIHGVFNDGSGNQPVTALNSLVAGDIVEVTGTVGRYQGETQIYPLNNQAVNAIGTTTAPEPRVVSVGDLNDGNRVNQLETGEPIEGSLVMINNVTVTAVNFFSGGSRVSIDVTDANGNTINISDRFLAQKLPGHTTVNPSSPSTTGNFVAPPVGLVYDTLIGIVLHSENGCTGANGRGYELNPFSPSHYVVGVTPPAISDATRNPIAPTSTETPEVTCKVVDFDGTITSVELFYTDDIAGGSFTSANFTLVGGSTDEYTANIPAFADGKMVGYYIKATDNDGNTSQYPATPSGATSPNVKIYTVRDNGLTIVDIQKVLDYNEDASYYMGDTVTVTGVVCASSKDYDLGYVYIQQPGATEWGGLPLVGNSDLVLLLRTHEVTVTGVIEENYGLTRMQVIDVVKTGNIVPNEMVYFDPSDANLHSTNEIEKYEGMAVGMVNTGGKLFITNANLGFGDYAIGTSASATTDTRVTTGRQSNNAFSSLWVSLVADGTWYTTDGQMEVDTVITSTDMQMDTLMGMMYYTFGNYKVMPRNNDDIIGLSENGTAIDLDTTNLQLPTAVVEINGNTVETFVYPNPAANNVTVSVNGLQGNFMVSILDLSGRLVNQTSVISNGGQIGVDALQNGIYLMKVTDMEGNQLAIEKIVIKH; translated from the coding sequence ATGAAACAAACTTTACTATTATTAGGTTTTGCTATTTCATCTGCTTTTGGATTTGCTCAAGTAAATAACGTGAGTATTTATGATGTGCAATATGTATCTGCAGCAGATTTGGCAAACTGTAATGATTCTTCAGCTTACATGGGTGATACTGTAAAAGTAAGAGGAATCGTTATGCATGATGGAAACTTAACTGAGATTCCATCAAGTTCAACTGCAGGAGGATATCGTGCAGCAATTCACCTTTTAGATACAGCAAATGCCGGACAAGGTGGTGACTTCGCAGGAATTCAGATTCACGGTGTATTTAACGATGGTTCGGGTAACCAACCCGTAACGGCTTTGAACTCATTAGTAGCTGGTGATATCGTTGAAGTAACTGGTACTGTTGGTCGTTACCAGGGTGAAACTCAAATCTATCCATTAAACAACCAGGCGGTAAATGCAATTGGTACAACTACAGCTCCGGAACCAAGAGTAGTGAGTGTAGGTGATTTAAATGATGGAAACCGTGTGAATCAATTAGAAACTGGAGAGCCAATTGAGGGGTCTTTAGTAATGATTAATAATGTTACAGTAACTGCAGTAAACTTCTTCTCTGGAGGTAGCCGTGTAAGTATTGATGTAACAGATGCTAATGGTAACACAATTAACATTTCTGATAGATTTTTAGCTCAGAAATTACCAGGACACACAACTGTGAATCCAAGTTCACCATCTACTACAGGAAATTTTGTAGCGCCACCAGTAGGTTTGGTTTATGATACATTAATAGGTATTGTATTACATTCAGAAAACGGTTGTACTGGAGCAAATGGTCGTGGATATGAGTTGAATCCTTTCAGCCCGTCTCACTATGTAGTTGGAGTAACTCCTCCAGCAATTTCTGATGCAACTAGAAATCCTATTGCACCAACAAGTACTGAAACTCCAGAAGTTACATGTAAAGTAGTTGATTTTGACGGAACAATTACTTCTGTTGAATTATTCTATACTGATGATATCGCAGGTGGTTCTTTCACAAGCGCTAACTTTACTTTAGTAGGTGGGTCAACTGATGAGTACACCGCTAATATTCCTGCATTTGCAGACGGAAAGATGGTAGGATATTATATCAAAGCAACTGATAACGATGGAAACACTTCTCAGTATCCTGCAACTCCTTCAGGAGCTACTAGTCCAAATGTGAAGATTTATACGGTTAGAGATAACGGTTTAACAATCGTGGATATCCAAAAAGTATTGGATTACAATGAGGATGCTTCTTATTACATGGGTGATACAGTAACAGTAACAGGAGTGGTTTGTGCTTCTTCTAAAGATTATGATTTAGGATATGTTTACATCCAACAACCAGGTGCTACTGAGTGGGGTGGTCTTCCATTAGTTGGAAACTCTGACCTGGTATTGTTATTAAGAACGCATGAAGTAACTGTAACAGGTGTTATTGAAGAAAACTATGGTTTGACACGTATGCAAGTAATCGATGTGGTGAAAACTGGAAATATTGTTCCTAACGAAATGGTATATTTCGATCCATCTGATGCGAATTTACACTCAACAAACGAAATTGAGAAGTATGAAGGTATGGCTGTAGGAATGGTAAATACCGGAGGTAAATTGTTTATCACCAATGCAAACTTAGGTTTCGGTGACTATGCAATTGGTACTTCAGCATCTGCTACAACTGATACGAGAGTAACAACTGGTCGTCAATCAAACAATGCATTCTCTTCTTTATGGGTGTCTTTGGTTGCTGACGGAACCTGGTATACTACTGATGGTCAAATGGAAGTTGATACAGTAATTACTTCTACAGATATGCAAATGGATACTTTAATGGGTATGATGTATTATACATTCGGTAACTATAAAGTAATGCCACGTAACAATGATGATATCATTGGATTATCTGAAAATGGAACTGCAATTGATTTAGATACTACTAATCTACAATTGCCTACGGCAGTAGTTGAAATCAATGGAAATACTGTTGAGACATTTGTATATCCAAATCCTGCAGCAAACAACGTAACTGTTTCGGTGAATGGATTACAAGGAAACTTCATGGTATCTATTTTAGATTTATCTGGACGTTTGGTAAACCAAACTTCAGTAATCTCAAATGGTGGACAAATTGGTGTTGATGCGCTTCAAAATGGAATTTACTTAATGAAAGTAACTGACATGGAAGGAAATCAATTAGCCATTGAAAAAATCGTGATTAAACACTAA
- a CDS encoding T9SS type A sorting domain-containing protein — protein MVRKLLILMVLVPFFGWAQNQEVATFVSYNTLNYRNETSFCTNTNNSPLAKEGYMKTIFAHVQPDLIACNEVGSNPSNASKILDRCLNVNGETKYEMAPFNYSSGSSIANAFFYNGEMFALKSNDQIRKEVGGDNIIRLIDVFELYYKDANLSLGADTTFLTVFVAHLKAGSGSSNENQRDEATQAVMKYITDENINGNYIFSGDFNVYAASEAAFQNLVNPSNPQVKFIDPVNRMGSWNNNGAYADVHTQSTRSVGNGCASGGGLDDRFDFVLISQDIKDNGNRIEYVSNSYKALANDGNHFNSAINNPSNNSVPANVLDAIYNGSDHLPVVMDMIITEAQPNSVAESVQSDWAIQMISPGDRVSGKLVGPSGNYTIKIYSITGALLKHQDIVHQGETTFEYSDMPKGVLLVKVEDNSGNKKVVRVIQN, from the coding sequence ATGGTGAGAAAGTTATTGATTTTAATGGTGTTAGTGCCATTCTTTGGTTGGGCACAAAACCAGGAAGTAGCTACTTTTGTTTCTTACAACACATTGAATTACCGTAACGAAACAAGTTTTTGTACCAATACCAATAATTCTCCTTTGGCAAAGGAAGGATACATGAAAACTATTTTTGCTCATGTACAACCGGATTTGATAGCGTGTAATGAAGTCGGTTCTAACCCATCCAATGCGTCTAAGATTTTAGATCGATGTTTAAATGTGAACGGAGAGACCAAATATGAAATGGCTCCGTTTAATTATTCTTCCGGATCAAGTATAGCCAATGCATTTTTCTATAACGGTGAAATGTTTGCTTTAAAAAGCAACGACCAAATTCGGAAAGAGGTAGGGGGGGATAATATTATTCGATTGATTGATGTATTTGAATTGTATTATAAAGATGCCAATCTAAGTTTAGGTGCGGATACGACTTTTTTGACCGTTTTTGTAGCACATTTAAAAGCGGGAAGCGGAAGTTCAAATGAAAATCAAAGAGATGAAGCGACTCAGGCTGTGATGAAATATATCACAGATGAGAATATCAATGGGAACTATATTTTTTCAGGTGATTTTAACGTGTATGCGGCATCTGAAGCTGCATTCCAGAATTTGGTAAACCCATCAAACCCTCAGGTGAAATTCATTGATCCTGTAAATCGCATGGGCAGTTGGAATAATAACGGAGCATATGCAGATGTACACACTCAATCTACCCGTAGCGTTGGAAACGGATGTGCAAGTGGAGGAGGTTTGGATGATCGTTTTGACTTTGTGTTGATTTCTCAGGATATTAAGGATAATGGAAATCGTATAGAGTATGTGAGTAATAGTTATAAGGCATTAGCGAATGATGGAAACCATTTTAATAGCGCGATTAATAATCCGTCAAATAATTCGGTCCCAGCGAATGTGTTAGATGCCATCTATAATGGAAGTGATCATCTTCCAGTAGTTATGGATATGATTATTACAGAAGCTCAACCCAACTCGGTAGCAGAAAGTGTACAATCCGATTGGGCCATTCAAATGATCTCTCCAGGTGATCGAGTTTCCGGGAAATTGGTTGGACCATCAGGAAATTATACGATTAAGATTTACAGTATCACCGGAGCGTTATTAAAACATCAAGATATTGTTCATCAAGGAGAAACTACTTTTGAGTATTCTGATATGCCGAAGGGAGTGCTATTGGTGAAAGTAGAGGACAATTCTGGGAATAAAAAAGTAGTTAGAGTAATTCAGAATTAA
- a CDS encoding GatB/YqeY domain-containing protein: MSLKDQINTDIKNAMRAKEADKLTALRAVKAAIIVAETAEGSSGTLSEDEEVAILSKLVKQRKDSGELYKGQDRMDLAEPELFQAEIIAAYLPAQMSEDEVREVVQAAIAKVGASGPSDMGKVMGPVMGQLKGKADGKLISTLVKEELNK, translated from the coding sequence ATGAGTTTAAAAGACCAAATAAATACAGATATAAAAAACGCTATGCGTGCGAAAGAAGCAGATAAGTTAACTGCTTTGAGAGCTGTAAAAGCGGCAATTATCGTAGCTGAGACTGCGGAAGGAAGTTCAGGAACTTTATCAGAAGATGAGGAGGTAGCGATTCTTTCAAAATTGGTAAAGCAAAGAAAAGATTCAGGAGAATTATATAAAGGTCAGGATAGAATGGATCTGGCAGAACCAGAATTGTTCCAGGCGGAAATTATTGCGGCATATTTACCAGCTCAAATGAGTGAAGATGAAGTAAGAGAAGTAGTGCAGGCAGCGATTGCCAAAGTAGGTGCTTCAGGTCCATCTGATATGGGAAAAGTAATGGGGCCGGTGATGGGACAACTAAAAGGTAAAGCTGATGGTAAGCTGATTTCAACTTTAGTTAAAGAAGAACTGAACAAGTAA
- a CDS encoding response regulator transcription factor, producing MRKKIRLGLAEDHELVRQGMVALLQREKGLRVVFDVGNGSLLLDTLREKMVDVILLDLDMPIINGTQALKVIKEKYPKVKVIIISMLYDDEFIWESIELGANGFLAKNCDFEKVVDAIYAVHNNDFYFDERISRALVTTIRNGVEGRPIIPGHPVITPRELKIIELICEEKKNQEISDILCISIRTVETHRKQISEKIGAKNSMGIIKYALKHGLYKLKI from the coding sequence ATGAGAAAGAAAATTAGATTAGGTCTAGCTGAAGATCATGAACTCGTTCGACAAGGTATGGTGGCCTTGTTGCAGAGAGAAAAGGGTTTGCGTGTTGTTTTCGATGTAGGAAACGGCTCTCTATTACTCGATACCTTGAGAGAAAAAATGGTTGATGTCATTCTGCTGGATTTAGATATGCCTATCATAAATGGAACACAGGCATTAAAGGTGATAAAAGAAAAATACCCAAAAGTTAAAGTTATTATTATCAGTATGCTGTATGATGATGAATTTATTTGGGAATCTATTGAATTGGGCGCAAATGGTTTTTTAGCCAAAAATTGTGACTTTGAAAAAGTTGTGGATGCTATTTATGCCGTCCATAATAATGATTTTTATTTTGATGAACGCATATCCAGAGCTTTGGTAACAACCATTCGAAATGGCGTAGAAGGACGTCCGATTATACCAGGACATCCGGTGATTACTCCTAGAGAATTAAAAATTATTGAGCTGATTTGCGAGGAAAAAAAGAATCAGGAAATTTCAGACATACTATGTATAAGCATTCGAACAGTGGAAACACACAGAAAGCAGATATCAGAAAAAATTGGAGCAAAAAATAGTATGGGAATTATCAAATACGCTCTGAAACACGGATTATATAAGTTGAAAATTTAA
- a CDS encoding TetR/AcrR family transcriptional regulator translates to MSPRTREQNLEIRAKTKKNIILSSMRLFGQNGYEGTSVNAIAKEANISKGLVYYHFESKEHIVRGIVEFLTEIGDNIIYPKIEFETPKHHLKYIIDEYFNIAKEEAELMSWMLPMAFQVGRYPFVAQLVTKKTKMAISAVRKIFQELNYPYPEQEAWAFGALFDGISMDQILVPNYDSKGMHQYLLNKYELNNI, encoded by the coding sequence ATGTCTCCCAGAACTAGAGAACAAAACCTGGAAATTCGGGCAAAAACCAAAAAGAATATCATTCTTTCATCTATGCGACTTTTTGGACAAAACGGATATGAAGGTACTTCTGTAAATGCAATAGCTAAAGAGGCCAATATATCCAAAGGACTGGTCTATTACCATTTTGAATCTAAAGAACATATTGTTCGGGGTATCGTAGAATTTCTTACCGAAATTGGGGACAATATTATTTATCCAAAAATAGAATTTGAAACTCCTAAGCATCACCTGAAGTATATCATTGATGAATACTTCAACATCGCCAAAGAAGAAGCCGAACTCATGTCATGGATGCTTCCTATGGCATTTCAAGTGGGAAGGTATCCGTTTGTAGCCCAATTGGTCACTAAAAAAACGAAGATGGCCATTAGCGCTGTTCGAAAAATATTCCAGGAACTTAACTACCCATATCCTGAACAAGAAGCCTGGGCTTTTGGAGCGCTATTCGATGGCATCAGTATGGATCAGATTCTCGTTCCCAATTACGATTCAAAAGGAATGCATCAATATCTATTAAACAAATACGAACTTAATAACATCTAA
- a CDS encoding outer membrane lipoprotein-sorting protein: MLFLLPLMSWGQSALEIVTKSDDKLKGKSARVETTITIVRPNYTREMTMVSWSLGRDYSMTYLISPKRDAGSTFLNRQKEVWSYTPSIERIIKLPPSMMTQNWMGTDFTNDDLVKQSSMITDYKHHLIGKETIEGYSCHKIEMIPKEDAAVVWGKVVVWIDEKEYMQMKVEYYDEDGYLINTLLGKNPKMFDGKMLPSVMEMIPADKPGNKTIMTQNSMKFDIVIDESFFTTRKMKTVTAND; the protein is encoded by the coding sequence ATCTTGTTCCTTTTACCTCTTATGTCATGGGGACAGAGCGCATTAGAAATTGTAACCAAATCGGATGATAAACTCAAAGGTAAAAGTGCCAGAGTAGAGACGACCATCACTATTGTACGCCCAAATTATACGCGTGAAATGACGATGGTTAGTTGGTCTTTAGGTAGAGATTATTCTATGACCTATTTGATCTCACCTAAAAGAGATGCCGGAAGTACTTTTCTTAACCGCCAGAAAGAAGTATGGTCTTATACTCCAAGTATTGAACGTATTATCAAGCTTCCACCGTCCATGATGACTCAAAACTGGATGGGAACTGATTTCACTAATGATGATCTTGTCAAACAATCATCTATGATTACCGATTACAAACACCATCTGATAGGTAAGGAAACAATTGAAGGTTATTCATGTCATAAAATCGAAATGATTCCTAAAGAAGATGCTGCCGTTGTTTGGGGTAAGGTTGTAGTTTGGATCGATGAAAAAGAATACATGCAAATGAAGGTAGAATATTATGATGAAGATGGATATCTCATCAATACATTACTGGGTAAAAATCCTAAAATGTTTGATGGCAAAATGCTCCCTTCAGTCATGGAAATGATCCCAGCGGACAAACCTGGAAACAAAACAATCATGACTCAAAATAGCATGAAATTCGATATCGTAATCGATGAAAGCTTCTTTACAACCAGAAAGATGAAAACAGTGACTGCAAACGATTAA
- a CDS encoding ABC transporter permease has product MIFKLAWRNIWRNKRRSYLTIASIMFAVILAIFMRSVQLGSYENMIENSVRFYTGHIQIHQKGYWDDKVIDNSMALDSHLLGTLHQIEGVTDVVPRVESFILSAYGTKTRGSLIMGIDPIAEDGLTGLKDKLVEGEYLNIDDKAVLISEGLAKYLRMGIGDTLVLLGQGYHGSSAAAIYPIKGIVKFPVKVQNDQSVFLPVAEAQWLFDAADLLTSVSIMVDQVDRVEGVNQTIKSQVDLETLEVMDWQELTPELLQAIEIDNLSSKFMLYILYLVIGFGMLGTFMMMTAERQYEFGVMISIGMSRLKMQIVIALEMLMMTFLALFIGISITLPFLIHLHNNPVKLTGDMAVAAENKGVEALLRFSLNPELFLNQAWAIFFMAFLLGFYPIRSIQKLKPVKAMRGE; this is encoded by the coding sequence ATGATTTTTAAACTGGCATGGAGAAATATTTGGAGAAACAAACGGAGATCTTATCTCACAATTGCCTCCATTATGTTTGCTGTTATTCTGGCCATTTTCATGCGTTCCGTACAGCTGGGTTCTTACGAAAACATGATTGAGAACTCTGTTCGATTCTATACCGGCCATATTCAGATACATCAAAAAGGGTATTGGGACGATAAAGTCATCGACAACAGTATGGCTTTAGACAGTCACCTATTGGGAACTCTTCATCAAATTGAAGGAGTTACAGATGTTGTACCTAGAGTAGAGTCTTTTATTCTTTCTGCTTACGGCACTAAAACTCGCGGTTCTTTGATCATGGGAATTGATCCTATTGCCGAAGACGGTCTAACAGGATTAAAAGACAAACTGGTGGAAGGAGAATACCTGAACATCGATGATAAAGCGGTTCTTATATCAGAGGGATTAGCCAAATATCTCAGAATGGGAATTGGAGATACACTAGTCCTATTGGGACAAGGATATCATGGTTCATCAGCTGCTGCAATTTACCCCATTAAAGGAATCGTCAAATTCCCGGTAAAAGTTCAGAACGATCAATCGGTATTCCTCCCTGTCGCAGAAGCACAATGGCTTTTTGATGCTGCTGATTTATTGACTAGTGTTTCTATTATGGTCGATCAGGTAGATCGGGTAGAGGGTGTCAATCAAACAATAAAATCACAGGTAGATTTAGAAACTCTGGAAGTTATGGATTGGCAGGAACTCACACCAGAATTGCTTCAGGCCATTGAAATAGATAATCTAAGCTCCAAGTTTATGTTGTACATCTTATATCTGGTTATTGGATTTGGAATGCTTGGAACCTTTATGATGATGACAGCCGAACGTCAATACGAATTTGGAGTCATGATTTCCATTGGTATGAGTCGACTCAAAATGCAGATTGTTATTGCTCTGGAAATGTTAATGATGACCTTTTTGGCTTTATTCATTGGGATTAGCATTACACTCCCATTCCTCATTCACCTGCATAACAATCCTGTAAAACTGACCGGAGATATGGCTGTAGCGGCAGAAAACAAAGGTGTTGAAGCACTTCTAAGATTTTCATTAAATCCTGAGTTATTCCTAAATCAAGCCTGGGCTATATTTTTTATGGCATTCTTATTAGGTTTTTACCCCATCAGATCTATTCAAAAATTAAAGCCTGTAAAAGCCATGCGTGGTGAATAA
- a CDS encoding ABC transporter permease, which produces MLVKIAWRNVWRNRSRSLIVISSIAVGVWALVAGTGFMNGFIVSYISDQINYNTSNIQIHHPIFHEDRDVNYYIPDAIEKSEYLQQIPGVIAVTQRVILNGMIASAKKASGVEIRGLNIETERQVTHLDSILVEGKYFEGVKRNPVIIGSKLAEELHVKIRSKIVLTFSDKDGEMISGAFRVVGIIKSSAVNLNEGTAFVRDSDIQTLLGIDQNYHEIAALTHTQSEEQDIISEYKKTYKEDLIQDWKEISPDLAYISETFGNMLYILMAIILIALVFGIINTMLMAVLERIKELGMLMAVGMNKSKVFFMIVVETVFLGLVGTPFGLILGYFNVSYYHERGVDLTEYSEGLEAFGYSSDLYPYLEPSVYIIVSVGVFITTIVGAAYPAYKAVSLKPVEALQKL; this is translated from the coding sequence ATGTTAGTAAAAATTGCATGGAGAAACGTTTGGAGAAATAGATCAAGAAGCTTGATTGTGATCTCCTCAATTGCCGTAGGTGTATGGGCTTTGGTAGCTGGAACAGGTTTTATGAACGGGTTTATCGTAAGTTATATTTCTGACCAGATTAACTATAACACTTCGAATATTCAGATTCATCACCCGATATTTCATGAAGACCGAGATGTCAATTATTACATCCCAGATGCTATTGAAAAGTCGGAATATCTACAGCAAATACCTGGAGTCATTGCAGTGACTCAAAGAGTTATTTTAAACGGGATGATCGCTTCGGCCAAAAAAGCAAGCGGTGTTGAGATCAGAGGGTTAAACATAGAAACCGAAAGACAGGTAACCCATTTAGATTCTATTCTTGTTGAAGGAAAATACTTTGAAGGAGTTAAAAGAAATCCGGTCATCATTGGTTCTAAATTAGCTGAAGAGCTTCATGTAAAAATTCGATCTAAAATTGTATTGACCTTCTCAGATAAAGATGGTGAAATGATTTCGGGAGCATTTAGAGTTGTTGGAATTATCAAAAGTTCAGCCGTCAATTTAAATGAAGGCACCGCATTTGTACGAGATTCAGACATTCAAACTTTGCTGGGAATTGATCAGAACTACCACGAAATTGCTGCACTTACGCATACACAAAGTGAAGAACAAGATATCATTTCCGAATACAAAAAGACATACAAAGAAGACCTCATTCAAGATTGGAAAGAAATCTCTCCCGACCTGGCTTACATCTCCGAGACCTTTGGAAACATGCTATACATTTTGATGGCTATTATTTTAATCGCATTGGTTTTTGGCATCATCAACACCATGCTGATGGCTGTATTGGAAAGAATAAAGGAACTTGGGATGCTTATGGCTGTGGGAATGAACAAGTCAAAAGTCTTCTTCATGATTGTTGTTGAAACGGTATTCTTAGGTCTGGTTGGCACACCTTTCGGACTTATTCTGGGATACTTTAACGTGAGCTATTATCACGAGCGAGGAGTCGATCTTACCGAATATTCGGAAGGGCTTGAAGCCTTTGGATATTCAAGTGATTTGTATCCATATCTGGAACCTTCGGTTTACATCATTGTATCTGTAGGCGTATTTATTACCACAATCGTTGGTGCTGCCTACCCGGCATATAAAGCAGTTAGTTTAAAACCTGTAGAAGCCCTACAAAAATTATAA
- a CDS encoding ABC transporter ATP-binding protein, which produces MSIIQAKNVKKTYNADTIPVHALNDVNLNVEEGEFTAIVGPSGCGKTTLLNILGGLDDATSGHVEIDGTVITQMSDGDLIDFRLNNIGFVFQAYNLIPVLTTKENVEFIMLLQKKDEKLRSERTFELLEEMGIADKADKRPSELSGGQQQRVAVARALASKPKFVLADEPTANLDSNSTKDLLDIMAKLNKEEGITFVFSTHDQRVIDRARRIVHLDDGKIVDDVTVKQS; this is translated from the coding sequence ATGAGTATTATACAAGCAAAAAACGTAAAGAAAACATACAACGCTGATACCATTCCGGTACATGCATTAAATGATGTTAATTTAAACGTAGAGGAAGGTGAATTTACAGCCATTGTCGGACCTTCAGGTTGTGGAAAAACAACTTTATTAAATATTCTTGGAGGTTTAGATGATGCCACAAGTGGACATGTGGAAATTGATGGTACCGTAATTACTCAAATGAGCGATGGTGATTTAATTGATTTTCGTTTAAATAATATTGGTTTCGTGTTTCAGGCGTATAACCTGATTCCGGTTTTAACAACTAAAGAAAATGTAGAGTTTATTATGCTTTTGCAAAAAAAGGATGAAAAACTACGTTCGGAAAGGACTTTTGAACTATTGGAAGAAATGGGAATTGCAGATAAAGCAGATAAACGACCATCTGAGCTATCTGGTGGACAGCAACAAAGAGTAGCGGTGGCCCGTGCGTTGGCATCTAAACCTAAATTTGTTCTTGCCGATGAACCAACTGCTAACCTGGATTCAAACTCTACCAAAGATCTTTTAGATATTATGGCCAAATTGAATAAGGAAGAAGGAATCACTTTTGTTTTTTCTACCCATGATCAAAGAGTAATCGATCGTGCGAGAAGAATTGTGCATTTAGATGATGGTAAAATTGTGGATGACGTTACCGTAAAGCAATCTTGA
- a CDS encoding DUF2867 domain-containing protein, producing the protein MNIQKSPFPTNSLLSHTKYNYFDSYLSEFSDPIKKFDILSVAKSFMSASPKWLETLFSLRNKIVGVFGLKTAPHLQDRSAVIRNFNGQPGEKLGFFKVYQRSENEIILGEDDTHLDFRVSLLLKPQQSDSQILQITTTVIFHNFWGKLYFFPVKPFHRLIVPVMVKGIIKEIKNQQSI; encoded by the coding sequence ATGAATATTCAAAAATCACCGTTTCCAACGAACTCTTTACTATCTCATACCAAATACAACTACTTTGATAGCTATCTATCTGAATTTTCTGATCCAATCAAAAAGTTTGATATTCTATCGGTAGCAAAATCGTTTATGAGTGCTTCACCTAAATGGCTTGAAACTCTATTTTCATTGCGAAATAAAATAGTTGGTGTTTTCGGACTTAAAACTGCACCACACTTACAAGATCGTTCTGCTGTTATTAGAAATTTTAACGGACAACCTGGTGAAAAACTAGGATTCTTTAAAGTATACCAACGCTCAGAAAATGAAATCATTCTGGGTGAAGATGATACACATTTAGATTTCAGAGTTTCTTTATTACTGAAACCACAACAATCTGACTCTCAAATATTACAAATTACCACTACAGTTATTTTTCACAACTTCTGGGGCAAATTATACTTCTTTCCTGTCAAACCATTTCATCGACTCATTGTACCGGTAATGGTTAAAGGCATCATTAAAGAAATAAAAAATCAGCAATCGATCTAG
- the dusB gene encoding tRNA dihydrouridine synthase DusB — protein sequence MVKIDQIELGEFPLLLAPMEDVSDPPFRALCKELGADLMYSEFISTEGLIRDAVKSREKLDIYPEERPVGIQIFGHNKDSMMRSAEIVEEANPELLDINFGCPVKKVVSKGAGAGILRNIPLMEELTEAVVKATKLPVTVKTRLGWDDDTKSIVSTAEKLQDVGIKAISIHGRTRKQMYKGEADWSLIADVRNNPRMHIPVFGNGDIDSPEKAVEYKERYGVDGIMIGRAAIGYPWIFNEIKHYMRTGEHLAPPTIRERVRVARKHLELSEGWKGERRGIVEMRRHYTNYFKGIHNFKEVRQVLVTSVELNELYDTLDSIVERYERGDFERR from the coding sequence GTGGTAAAGATTGATCAAATTGAACTGGGAGAATTTCCATTATTATTAGCTCCAATGGAGGACGTAAGTGACCCACCTTTCCGTGCATTATGTAAGGAATTGGGTGCTGATTTAATGTATTCGGAGTTTATTTCAACAGAGGGACTCATTCGTGATGCAGTAAAAAGTCGTGAAAAACTGGATATTTATCCGGAAGAACGTCCAGTTGGAATCCAAATTTTTGGTCATAATAAGGATTCCATGATGCGCTCGGCTGAGATTGTGGAGGAAGCGAATCCTGAGCTTTTGGATATTAATTTTGGATGTCCTGTGAAAAAAGTGGTTTCAAAAGGAGCTGGTGCAGGTATTTTAAGAAACATCCCTTTGATGGAAGAACTGACTGAAGCCGTGGTGAAAGCGACTAAACTTCCGGTAACTGTAAAAACCAGATTGGGTTGGGATGATGATACCAAGAGTATTGTAAGTACTGCTGAAAAACTACAGGATGTAGGAATTAAAGCGATATCTATTCATGGTCGTACGCGTAAGCAGATGTATAAAGGTGAGGCTGATTGGAGTTTGATTGCGGATGTGAGAAACAATCCGAGAATGCACATACCAGTATTTGGTAATGGTGATATTGATTCACCCGAAAAAGCTGTGGAGTATAAAGAGAGGTATGGTGTGGATGGGATTATGATAGGGCGTGCTGCTATTGGTTACCCCTGGATTTTCAATGAGATTAAACACTATATGCGTACAGGAGAGCATTTAGCTCCTCCAACAATTCGTGAACGTGTAAGGGTGGCTCGTAAACATTTGGAGTTATCTGAAGGCTGGAAAGGAGAACGTAGAGGAATTGTCGAAATGCGTAGACACTATACCAATTATTTTAAAGGAATTCACAATTTCAAAGAGGTGCGTCAGGTTTTGGTAACTTCTGTGGAGTTGAATGAATTGTATGATACTTTGGATAGTATAGTGGAGCGATACGAAAGGGGAGATTTTGAGAGACGCTAG